A single region of the Salipaludibacillus sp. LMS25 genome encodes:
- a CDS encoding ParA family protein — protein sequence MGKVIAIANQKGGVGKTTTAVNLSACLAHEGNKVLIIDIDPQGNTTSGIGIDKGDIDECIYNVLVEDQKASKVIVPTVMENLFIVPSTIQLAGAEIELVPTISREVRLKRAIDSIKEQYDYIVIDCPPSLGLLTINSLTASDAVLIPVQCEYYALEGLSQLLNTVRLVQKHLNHDLEIEGVLLTMLDARTNLGIQVIEEVKKYFREKVFQTIIPRNVRLGEAPSHGEPIITYDPKSRGAEVYLDLAKEVMAHG from the coding sequence ATGGGGAAAGTCATAGCCATCGCAAATCAAAAAGGTGGGGTCGGTAAAACGACAACAGCAGTGAATTTAAGTGCGTGTCTCGCTCATGAAGGAAATAAAGTACTAATCATTGATATTGATCCACAAGGGAATACAACAAGTGGTATAGGCATAGATAAAGGCGATATTGATGAATGTATCTACAATGTTCTTGTGGAAGATCAAAAGGCGAGTAAGGTCATTGTTCCCACTGTTATGGAGAACTTATTTATAGTGCCTTCAACAATACAATTAGCTGGTGCGGAAATTGAGTTAGTCCCAACGATTTCGAGGGAAGTTCGCTTAAAGCGAGCTATAGATAGTATTAAAGAGCAATATGATTATATTGTGATTGACTGCCCGCCATCATTAGGTCTTCTTACCATTAATTCATTAACCGCATCTGATGCTGTCCTTATCCCGGTTCAATGCGAATATTATGCATTAGAAGGGCTAAGTCAATTATTAAATACAGTTCGTCTCGTACAAAAGCATTTAAATCATGACTTGGAAATTGAAGGTGTATTGTTAACGATGCTTGATGCTAGAACTAATTTAGGCATCCAGGTCATTGAAGAGGTGAAAAAGTATTTTCGAGAAAAAGTGTTTCAAACCATCATTCCAAGAAATGTCCGCTTAGGCGAAGCGCCGAGTCATGGTGAGCCCATTATTACGTATGACCCTAAGTCGCGTGGAGCGGAAGTGTATTTAGATTTAGCGAAGGAAGTGATGGCTCATGGCTAA
- a CDS encoding aminotransferase class V-fold PLP-dependent enzyme, protein MIYFDQAASSFPKPEGVAEAMVEVVEQFAANPGRSGHQLARQANEIVERTRRKLALLFHHESDKHVVFLQNATAALNQAIEGVTWEPHDHIIATQLEHNAVRRPLERLKKEMNIHVTYVQKESEKGWAELVETHMTERTKLVIVTHGSNVTGDILPIKAISEVVNQHKALLCVDASQTAGIVDINMASMAIDMLAFPGHKGLMGPQGTGILMVKKHVELRPLIVGGTGHASESPEQPETWPERLESGTLNTPGIAGLLKGIETINDIGLKVIYEHEKKLAIHCIEGLKAIGDIEIVGSATHHERLGVVSFLVRGIDPHEMAIILDEHYHIAVRAGLHCSPLAHQACGSSQTGLVRASFGVYNTVDEVDTFLSAVAEIKEGLLE, encoded by the coding sequence ATGATATATTTTGATCAAGCAGCATCCAGCTTTCCGAAGCCTGAAGGGGTGGCAGAAGCCATGGTGGAGGTTGTTGAACAGTTTGCTGCCAATCCAGGTCGAAGTGGTCATCAGTTAGCAAGACAGGCGAATGAAATCGTTGAGAGGACACGAAGGAAACTGGCCTTATTATTTCATCATGAAAGTGATAAACATGTTGTGTTTTTGCAAAATGCCACGGCAGCACTAAATCAAGCTATTGAAGGTGTGACGTGGGAACCACATGACCATATTATTGCCACACAGTTGGAGCATAATGCGGTAAGACGTCCACTAGAACGGTTGAAAAAAGAAATGAACATTCACGTGACCTACGTTCAGAAAGAAAGTGAGAAGGGGTGGGCAGAACTTGTTGAGACTCATATGACGGAGCGGACAAAGCTGGTCATTGTTACTCATGGCTCAAATGTAACAGGTGACATTCTCCCAATAAAAGCGATAAGTGAGGTCGTCAATCAGCATAAAGCTTTATTATGTGTAGATGCTTCTCAAACAGCGGGTATAGTCGATATTAACATGGCGTCCATGGCGATTGATATGCTTGCTTTTCCTGGACATAAAGGATTGATGGGACCACAAGGCACAGGCATTCTAATGGTAAAAAAACATGTGGAGCTGAGACCGCTTATCGTAGGAGGGACTGGTCATGCGTCAGAATCACCTGAACAACCTGAAACTTGGCCAGAAAGGTTAGAAAGTGGCACATTAAATACACCTGGCATCGCTGGATTATTGAAAGGCATTGAAACGATAAATGACATTGGTTTAAAGGTCATTTATGAGCACGAAAAGAAGCTCGCAATCCATTGTATAGAAGGATTAAAAGCTATTGGGGATATAGAGATTGTAGGATCGGCTACACATCATGAAAGACTAGGCGTCGTGTCTTTTTTAGTGAGAGGGATTGATCCACATGAAATGGCTATCATATTAGATGAGCATTATCATATTGCTGTCCGTGCGGGCCTCCATTGTTCACCCCTTGCGCATCAGGCCTGTGGTTCTAGCCAAACTGGTCTCGTGCGCGCTAGCTTTGGGGTATATAATACAGTAGATGAAGTCGATACCTTTTTATCAGCTGTGGCTGAGATAAAAGAGGGGTTGCTAGAATAG
- a CDS encoding ParB/RepB/Spo0J family partition protein, with amino-acid sequence MAKGLGKGISAFFPDAAEEQEGKIEEIKLSDLRPNPYQPRKTFEKEAIQELMSSVKQHGIIQPLIVRKSIKGYDIVVGERRYRAAKEAKLKVVPAIVKELSEDDMMEIALIENLQREDLNPLEEAKAYQKLMEHLQVTQEELAKRLGKSRPHIANYVRLLQLPQLAQQYLSEGKLSMGHARALLGLKNQKQLTPLIQKVLKERMSVRQLEEWIQRSNEDVSRETSKKKLSPFLKEKESTLKAFFGTNVQIKKGRKKGKIEIEFFSDEDLQRILELIHQTDDE; translated from the coding sequence ATGGCTAAAGGACTTGGAAAAGGAATAAGCGCCTTTTTCCCTGATGCGGCAGAGGAACAAGAGGGGAAAATAGAAGAAATTAAACTAAGTGATTTACGGCCTAATCCTTATCAACCACGGAAAACATTCGAAAAAGAAGCCATTCAAGAGTTGATGTCATCCGTTAAACAGCATGGTATTATACAGCCACTAATCGTCCGTAAAAGTATTAAAGGTTATGATATTGTCGTAGGAGAACGGCGTTATCGAGCTGCTAAAGAAGCTAAACTAAAAGTTGTCCCTGCAATTGTTAAAGAACTGTCTGAAGATGACATGATGGAAATTGCCCTTATTGAAAATCTCCAGCGAGAGGATTTAAATCCTCTTGAAGAAGCGAAGGCCTATCAAAAGTTGATGGAGCATTTGCAAGTGACACAAGAAGAATTAGCTAAGCGCTTAGGAAAAAGTCGTCCGCACATTGCCAATTATGTCCGATTACTGCAATTGCCACAGCTAGCTCAACAGTATCTTTCAGAGGGGAAGCTATCAATGGGCCATGCCAGAGCCTTACTCGGTCTAAAAAATCAAAAACAATTAACACCTTTAATTCAAAAGGTGTTAAAGGAACGGATGAGTGTTCGCCAGTTAGAAGAGTGGATTCAACGTTCTAATGAAGATGTTTCACGTGAAACATCAAAGAAGAAGCTCTCCCCCTTTTTAAAGGAAAAAGAATCAACATTAAAAGCCTTCTTTGGCACGAATGTTCAAATTAAAAAGGGAAGAAAAAAAGGAAAGATTGAAATTGAGTTCTTTTCTGATGAGGATTTGCAGCGCATTTTAGAACTAATCCATCAGACGGACGACGAATAA